The following are from one region of the Pirellulaceae bacterium genome:
- a CDS encoding DJ-1/PfpI family protein gives MKILLPIGDATEALDTFYAYYRLPEDGYEVVVAGPEARLYHTVLHEVPPNPDVPWDITQERPGYHLQASVAFRDLKPDEFVGAFITGGRAPEYLRYDQHLLAAIRDIAQAGKPIACLCHGIELLTAADCIRGKRVTTVPKCAMDAHQGGAIYTGERCVVDGLLVTGQGYQDNTAVLREFVRMLRQSKSSAREA, from the coding sequence ATGAAAATCCTACTACCCATTGGCGACGCGACAGAAGCCCTAGATACCTTCTACGCCTACTATCGCTTGCCGGAGGACGGCTATGAAGTCGTAGTAGCGGGCCCCGAAGCTCGGCTCTATCACACTGTCCTTCATGAAGTGCCACCCAATCCGGATGTCCCCTGGGATATTACCCAGGAACGTCCTGGTTACCACTTGCAGGCCTCGGTTGCTTTTCGCGACTTGAAGCCCGACGAATTTGTCGGTGCCTTCATCACCGGTGGGCGAGCCCCTGAATACTTGCGCTACGACCAACATCTATTGGCGGCTATTCGCGACATTGCCCAGGCCGGTAAGCCCATCGCCTGCCTGTGTCACGGTATTGAGCTGCTGACTGCTGCTGACTGCATTCGCGGCAAGCGAGTCACAACCGTACCCAAGTGTGCCATGGACGCGCATCAAGGTGGTGCCATTTACACTGGCGAGCGGTGTGTCGTCGACGGGTTACTCGTGACCGGCCAAGGCTATCAAGACAACACCGCCGTCCTCCGTGAGTTTGTTCGTATGTTACGTCAGTCGAAAAGTTCAGCGCGAGAAGCTTGA
- a CDS encoding BNR-4 repeat-containing protein, which produces MRTARLFNGFLRAIACWSLLHFTCLGQQPLDREDGYRGIWYYNQPSKDQYRFKYSGGFATYPQQHIPIAFYSPEANKTYFVYGGTSARSDDDKQELLHMVSYFDHATGLVPQPVRLLNKQTSDAHDNPTLMLDDDGYLWIFSPSHGTSRPSFVHRSRQPYSIEQFERVWQTNFSYPQSWHLSGHGFLFLHTRYNVGAEFRTEAARSLFWMTSTDGYQWSSPNMLAAIELGDYQVSWRHGGRLGTAFDYHPRLGGLNARANIYYVETINQGRSWQTVDGHPVTTPITQADAAVLVYDSRSEDLLVYLKDLNFDSAGRPIILFLTSRGYQSGPENGPRQWNTARWTGDRWLVQPITQSLNNYDHGSLYIEEDSVWRVIAPTQAGPQPYNPGGEMTMWISRDQGATWQLAKQLTRDSLVNHTYARRPVNAHPDFYALWADGHGRQPSRSHLYFTNRDGTHVWRLPPTMTSQFAAPEIIW; this is translated from the coding sequence ATGCGAACTGCTCGGCTCTTCAACGGTTTCTTGCGGGCCATCGCCTGCTGGTCGCTATTGCACTTCACATGCCTAGGCCAGCAACCACTTGACCGGGAGGACGGGTATCGTGGCATCTGGTACTACAATCAGCCATCCAAGGATCAATATCGCTTCAAATACAGTGGTGGCTTTGCGACTTACCCACAACAACACATTCCGATCGCCTTTTATAGCCCTGAGGCCAATAAGACGTATTTTGTGTATGGCGGCACGTCGGCACGTAGTGACGACGACAAACAGGAACTGCTGCACATGGTTTCCTATTTCGACCACGCAACTGGCTTGGTTCCACAGCCGGTGCGGCTACTGAATAAACAGACCTCCGACGCGCACGACAATCCCACGTTGATGCTGGACGATGACGGCTATCTATGGATATTTTCACCCTCTCACGGCACATCCAGACCATCTTTCGTTCACCGCAGTCGCCAACCCTACTCGATCGAACAATTCGAGCGTGTGTGGCAGACGAATTTCTCATATCCGCAGTCGTGGCATCTTTCGGGTCATGGCTTTTTGTTCCTGCATACGCGCTACAATGTAGGTGCAGAATTTCGGACCGAAGCGGCACGGAGTCTATTCTGGATGACCAGCACCGACGGGTACCAGTGGAGTTCTCCTAATATGCTAGCGGCAATTGAGTTAGGAGATTATCAAGTTAGTTGGCGCCATGGCGGTCGATTAGGTACCGCCTTCGATTATCATCCGCGCCTTGGGGGCCTCAACGCGCGTGCCAACATCTACTACGTGGAAACGATTAATCAAGGGCGCTCCTGGCAAACAGTTGACGGACACCCCGTGACGACACCGATTACGCAGGCGGATGCTGCGGTTCTGGTATACGATTCGCGCAGCGAGGATTTGTTGGTCTATTTAAAGGACTTGAATTTTGACTCTGCTGGCCGGCCTATCATTCTGTTCTTGACCAGCCGAGGTTATCAATCCGGCCCCGAAAACGGACCGCGGCAGTGGAACACAGCGCGCTGGACCGGCGATCGGTGGTTGGTTCAACCGATAACGCAGTCCCTGAACAACTATGACCATGGATCGCTGTACATCGAAGAGGATTCAGTCTGGCGGGTAATTGCTCCCACACAAGCCGGACCTCAGCCTTACAATCCCGGCGGTGAGATGACCATGTGGATTAGCCGCGATCAAGGTGCCACTTGGCAATTGGCCAAGCAGCTCACCCGCGACAGCCTTGTCAATCACACCTATGCGCGTCGTCCGGTCAACGCGCATCCCGATTTTTATGCACTCTGGGCCGACGGACATGGACGCCAGCCATCGCGGTCACACCTTTATTTCACCAACCGCGACGGCACTCATGTCTGGCGACTTCCGCCTACGATGACCAGCCAATTCGCGGCCCCCGAAATAATTTGGTGA
- a CDS encoding AI-2E family transporter, whose product MSRIVSFLVLMAITLLISLLFYRVLAGFLIPVFLAIVLVVVFQPLHRWMLRKFGNHSHVAAGLTTFAIVACLLLPVGILVGTAAVQGIRFFQNNSVSSLELQFGRLRSSLDLDLPHWGEVLRTANADVEHLVQGASIATLAQSTVALPELTRKVVRVLNELRRELAGDASFSAYTPQIDELIELAKAIGVQPTIKPADNSDNNGDPSDASLTELVLKLKTQFGTLKTQLHGGALRSFLREMANPTAEDMEAVRRRVLEYVQPRLVSFTQSTGMITFHLVFGLLVLSLSTYFFLVDGPAMIHSLMLLLPMDMGHVRELLDEFVRTSRAVVLATLLAALAQGLTAGVGYAVAGIDYLVLLIMLTSIAALIPFVGPMAVWVPICIFLALVEQRYLAAGLLAAWGLLVVATIDNFVKAFVLHGQSQLHPLLALLSILGGIQALGPIGIVVGPMAVSLLQTLLSIVRRELVHFDTHGLAPVGGAAIGTTAVRE is encoded by the coding sequence ATGTCACGGATCGTTTCGTTTTTGGTACTGATGGCGATTACTCTGCTGATCAGCTTGCTGTTCTACAGGGTTCTAGCCGGATTCTTGATTCCGGTCTTCTTGGCGATCGTGCTGGTAGTCGTGTTTCAGCCTCTACATCGCTGGATGCTCCGCAAGTTTGGGAATCATTCTCATGTGGCCGCAGGACTGACAACTTTTGCCATTGTGGCCTGCTTACTGCTGCCCGTAGGTATTCTGGTAGGAACTGCCGCCGTCCAAGGCATTCGGTTTTTCCAGAACAACAGCGTCAGCTCGCTTGAACTGCAATTCGGCAGGTTGCGCAGTTCACTAGACTTGGATTTACCGCATTGGGGTGAAGTCTTGCGGACTGCCAACGCAGATGTGGAGCATTTGGTTCAAGGAGCCAGTATCGCCACCTTGGCTCAAAGCACTGTCGCTCTACCGGAATTAACCAGGAAAGTCGTGAGAGTCCTGAACGAACTGCGACGAGAATTGGCCGGTGATGCAAGCTTTTCGGCGTACACTCCTCAGATTGATGAATTGATTGAGCTGGCCAAGGCGATAGGAGTTCAGCCGACGATAAAGCCCGCCGACAACAGTGACAACAATGGCGATCCATCTGACGCGAGCCTGACTGAATTGGTACTGAAGCTCAAGACACAGTTTGGCACCTTGAAGACGCAATTGCATGGTGGAGCGCTGCGTTCGTTTCTGCGAGAAATGGCCAATCCAACCGCCGAGGATATGGAAGCTGTTCGGCGACGAGTGTTAGAGTACGTTCAGCCTCGGTTGGTGTCGTTTACTCAATCAACGGGTATGATTACCTTTCATCTGGTATTTGGCCTATTGGTGCTGAGTCTCTCGACCTATTTCTTCTTGGTCGATGGTCCAGCCATGATCCATTCGCTGATGTTACTGCTGCCGATGGACATGGGGCATGTCCGCGAGTTACTGGACGAGTTTGTTCGCACCAGCCGCGCGGTGGTACTCGCAACACTACTGGCAGCCCTAGCACAAGGGCTGACGGCAGGAGTTGGCTATGCGGTGGCAGGCATCGACTACTTGGTGTTGTTGATCATGCTGACCTCGATCGCCGCTCTGATTCCCTTCGTTGGACCCATGGCAGTATGGGTACCAATCTGCATTTTTTTGGCTTTGGTCGAACAGCGTTATCTAGCCGCTGGACTGCTGGCTGCTTGGGGACTGTTGGTCGTAGCCACGATTGACAACTTCGTGAAGGCGTTTGTACTGCATGGACAGTCACAATTGCATCCCCTGTTGGCACTGCTCAGTATTCTAGGTGGCATTCAGGCTCTGGGACCAATCGGTATTGTCGTGGGCCCGATGGCGGTCAGCTTACTGCAGACTCTGCTGAGTATCGTTCGCCGCGAGCTTGTACACTTCGATACACACGGCTTGGCACCCGTTGGCGGTGCGGCGATTGGGACCACCGCAGTGCGAGAGTAG
- the mutM gene encoding bifunctional DNA-formamidopyrimidine glycosylase/DNA-(apurinic or apyrimidinic site) lyase, which produces MPELPEVETMCRGLRPIVGCCVASVTAPPCPCRPISMQPSVAQIHRRLRGQAVTGVRRLGKRVLIDFRYWTLILQPKMTGLVALDEVPDSGHTRLVLRFSGRRKLELKFWDRRGLGTVELLPPEEVEQRIVAGRLGPDALEITASQFRQRMTGTRRPIKIALLDQKLLAGVGNLYASEMLHAARIHPALPANQLSRQQAQRLHRSMIDILRQAIKYEGSTLADGTYRNTLNDPGGYQNHHRVYDRAGQLCLSCRKSHIVRIVQAQRSTYYCPHCQPICAKKSSTASKY; this is translated from the coding sequence ATGCCCGAATTGCCTGAAGTTGAAACAATGTGTCGTGGACTGCGACCGATCGTTGGTTGCTGCGTGGCATCAGTTACCGCCCCGCCCTGCCCTTGCCGGCCAATTTCGATGCAGCCGAGTGTGGCTCAGATTCATCGGCGGCTGCGCGGACAGGCTGTTACAGGCGTCCGTCGATTGGGCAAACGAGTATTGATCGACTTCAGGTACTGGACACTGATACTGCAACCCAAGATGACCGGTCTGGTCGCTCTAGACGAGGTTCCTGACAGCGGTCATACGCGGCTGGTGTTGCGATTCAGCGGTCGCAGAAAACTGGAATTGAAGTTTTGGGATCGTCGTGGGTTGGGCACTGTGGAGCTGTTGCCTCCGGAAGAAGTCGAGCAGCGGATCGTGGCAGGACGGCTCGGACCGGATGCACTCGAAATTACCGCTAGTCAATTCCGCCAGCGGATGACGGGAACGCGACGACCGATCAAAATTGCTTTGTTGGATCAAAAGCTGCTGGCTGGAGTTGGCAATTTATATGCATCCGAGATGCTCCATGCCGCGAGGATTCATCCAGCCTTGCCAGCTAACCAGCTCAGCCGGCAACAGGCTCAGCGATTACATCGCAGCATGATTGACATCCTGCGACAAGCGATCAAATATGAAGGTTCGACCTTGGCCGATGGCACCTACCGCAATACGCTGAACGACCCTGGCGGCTACCAGAATCACCATCGCGTATACGACCGCGCGGGCCAACTGTGCCTGTCGTGCCGCAAGTCACACATCGTGCGTATCGTGCAGGCTCAGAGGTCTACCTACTACTGTCCTCACTGCCAACCCATCTGCGCGAAAAAGTCGTCGACAGCATCCAAATACTGA
- a CDS encoding tandem-95 repeat protein: MKNRAARMLRLFKRDARPVVARRRAPQLERLENRQLLAADLQPMHNSLIAEDTNLDFRISAMDALLVINHLNSRGAPAKATSTSATQTASRYYDVNNDGRVSALDALRVINRLNAEGEDAQFLVNYNYTITNIVSPNAPETGTPLSQVAVGQQFQVNVFVQDLRDINSLPENNEGMKVGGVYSAGLDIGVNSLNFADYNFTQQNGFSSGVLFSNQFTSGRSSAQGNDVTQEFFNEITAFSGNTVPPDNPVGLRPFVSFRFTATNPGVMTFSPNAPEDIGSEHLLFGVDNLIPNSSVNFGNSFSITIIADPTTPIANPDTLSTNEDTALTIVNATLLANDTSPAIPPRTLSVTGIQTIPGTTVGTLVGNVYTPPQDFNGSDRLTYTISDTSGLTATGTITINIAPVNDPPTAGNDNLNVVEDSSDNTLNVLANDSPGPANESSQTLTIISVGTTNNGGSVSIAAGGQTLNYTPAPGFIGTETFTYTIRDSGTPQLTATATVVVTVEPATLPRARRDTATVNEDSTNNPIDVLANDLANENQSKLLIDFTQPVNGTVTRNDNGTPNDLSDDGLLYTPNPDFFGIDTFTYVMNDTSDPQGPNSIGTVTITVTNVNDRPTLVDDSVQAEENVARTITFSSLTQNDSPGTGESDQTLTITTVNALSAVGGSVRIEGNNVIYTPTAGFFGTFLFTYNATDSGTPPLTALNPATVTVSVSEFNDPPVLQGDTDTTLEDIAKTIALSTLLANDSPGPGESHQTLTVTGVAPITTGGGSVQIQGTNVVYTPAQDFNGPFLFTYTAQDNGFPPKSSTATVTINVTPVNDPPRPGADSVRAFKNNPLQIPVADLLRNDTPGPANEATQTLTIIAVDSATGGSVSLNSATGIVTFTPEADFTGSASFRYTVRDNGGTANGGLDTAEGLVSVSVEEFQPSTIGGRVWVDENRNGQMDTKERFLGGVEITLTGTTLGQAIAPIKIQSASDGSYEFKELGPGSYQISFQQPEFLQGIPGSTSVRNVQIAAPGGGSVTEHYALAGLSAKYATWASQLVSRYYYTDPSQAVRGAFFAVGSDNSLLWGMKLDGFEEALFTEAVFQGDTLLVTRVDANRQVFTARFEKDEYSFTTDGQGNTLVRIIGPSSSFQWAGVNRSSPGVGTPSQYLDAVDDFFAQMGWQ, encoded by the coding sequence ATGAAGAATCGAGCTGCAAGAATGTTGAGGCTATTCAAGAGAGACGCACGTCCGGTCGTGGCTCGTCGGCGAGCACCGCAACTGGAGCGGCTCGAGAATCGACAGTTGTTGGCAGCTGACCTGCAGCCCATGCACAACAGTCTGATCGCGGAAGATACGAACCTGGACTTCCGAATCAGCGCGATGGACGCGTTGCTGGTGATCAATCATCTGAATAGTCGCGGCGCACCAGCCAAGGCCACCAGCACGAGTGCCACTCAAACTGCCAGTCGATACTACGACGTCAACAATGATGGTCGAGTCTCAGCGCTGGATGCCTTACGAGTCATCAACCGGCTGAACGCCGAGGGCGAGGATGCGCAATTCCTGGTCAATTATAACTATACCATCACCAATATAGTCTCTCCCAATGCGCCCGAGACCGGCACACCGCTTTCGCAGGTTGCCGTTGGCCAGCAATTTCAAGTAAATGTATTTGTTCAAGACCTGCGAGATATCAATTCCCTGCCCGAAAACAATGAAGGCATGAAAGTTGGCGGCGTCTATTCGGCTGGACTCGATATTGGCGTCAATTCACTCAATTTTGCCGATTATAACTTCACTCAACAAAACGGATTTTCGTCGGGAGTGCTATTCTCGAATCAGTTTACCAGTGGACGCTCATCGGCTCAGGGAAACGATGTGACCCAGGAGTTTTTTAATGAGATCACTGCATTTTCAGGTAATACTGTTCCACCGGACAACCCGGTCGGCCTCAGACCTTTTGTATCCTTCAGGTTCACTGCTACAAACCCCGGAGTAATGACCTTTTCCCCTAACGCACCTGAGGACATTGGCTCGGAACATTTATTGTTTGGCGTAGACAACCTTATTCCCAACTCAAGTGTGAACTTCGGCAATTCCTTCAGCATCACGATCATCGCGGATCCGACGACACCCATCGCCAATCCAGATACGCTCAGTACCAACGAAGATACCGCCCTGACTATCGTCAACGCGACGTTGCTGGCCAACGACACATCGCCGGCCATCCCGCCGCGAACTTTATCGGTGACTGGAATACAAACGATTCCCGGGACCACCGTGGGTACCTTGGTTGGTAATGTTTACACTCCGCCACAGGATTTTAACGGTAGTGATCGGTTGACGTACACGATCAGCGACACCAGCGGATTGACCGCGACGGGAACGATTACCATCAACATTGCTCCAGTTAACGATCCCCCAACTGCAGGCAATGACAATTTGAATGTGGTTGAAGATAGCAGCGACAACACGCTGAATGTACTCGCAAACGACTCGCCTGGACCGGCCAATGAATCCAGCCAAACACTGACCATTATTTCCGTAGGTACTACCAATAATGGAGGATCGGTCAGCATCGCTGCAGGCGGTCAGACACTCAATTACACCCCAGCACCTGGCTTTATTGGCACGGAGACGTTTACCTACACCATCCGCGACAGCGGCACGCCGCAGCTGACGGCCACCGCCACAGTGGTCGTCACGGTTGAACCTGCCACGTTGCCACGCGCTCGTCGCGACACCGCTACGGTAAACGAGGATAGCACCAATAATCCGATCGACGTACTTGCCAACGACTTGGCCAACGAAAATCAATCAAAGTTGCTGATCGATTTTACTCAGCCGGTCAACGGTACCGTAACCCGCAATGACAACGGCACTCCAAACGATTTGTCGGACGATGGGCTGCTGTACACACCTAATCCCGACTTTTTCGGGATCGATACATTTACCTATGTGATGAATGACACCAGCGATCCGCAAGGACCTAATTCCATCGGCACCGTGACCATTACGGTCACCAACGTCAATGACCGACCAACGCTGGTGGACGATTCGGTACAGGCTGAAGAGAATGTTGCCCGAACAATTACGTTTTCCAGTTTGACACAGAATGATTCGCCCGGAACCGGCGAGTCCGATCAAACCCTGACCATAACCACAGTCAACGCACTTTCCGCAGTCGGCGGCTCAGTTCGAATTGAGGGCAACAACGTCATCTACACTCCGACTGCCGGATTCTTTGGGACGTTTTTGTTCACCTATAACGCTACCGACAGCGGCACCCCGCCACTGACGGCACTCAATCCCGCTACAGTCACCGTGAGCGTCAGTGAGTTCAATGATCCTCCCGTGCTGCAAGGCGATACCGATACCACTCTCGAGGACATTGCCAAGACCATCGCCTTGTCCACCCTGCTGGCCAACGATTCGCCCGGTCCTGGTGAGAGTCATCAGACGCTAACCGTTACTGGGGTTGCGCCAATCACGACTGGTGGTGGCAGTGTGCAGATTCAGGGGACCAATGTGGTCTACACCCCCGCACAGGATTTCAATGGACCTTTCCTGTTCACCTACACCGCCCAGGACAATGGTTTTCCGCCCAAGTCCAGTACGGCCACGGTCACGATCAACGTCACTCCGGTCAACGATCCACCTCGGCCAGGAGCGGACAGCGTTCGCGCTTTCAAGAACAATCCGTTGCAAATTCCGGTTGCCGATCTGCTGCGGAACGACACCCCCGGACCTGCCAACGAAGCCACGCAGACGCTGACGATCATTGCGGTTGATTCCGCCACGGGCGGCAGCGTGTCGCTCAACTCGGCTACCGGAATCGTTACCTTCACACCAGAAGCCGACTTTACCGGCAGTGCCTCATTCCGTTACACGGTTCGTGACAACGGTGGCACCGCCAACGGCGGCCTGGACACCGCCGAAGGTTTAGTTTCCGTCAGCGTTGAAGAGTTCCAGCCTAGCACGATCGGCGGCAGAGTATGGGTCGATGAGAATCGCAACGGCCAGATGGACACCAAGGAGCGTTTTCTGGGTGGCGTTGAAATAACGCTTACCGGCACGACGCTCGGCCAGGCAATTGCACCCATCAAGATTCAGTCGGCATCCGATGGCAGTTATGAATTCAAAGAACTGGGCCCGGGCAGCTATCAAATCAGCTTCCAACAGCCCGAATTCCTACAAGGCATCCCCGGTTCCACCAGTGTCCGCAATGTTCAAATTGCGGCACCTGGCGGAGGTAGCGTGACCGAGCACTACGCTCTGGCCGGACTATCCGCCAAATATGCTACTTGGGCCAGCCAGTTGGTATCACGCTACTATTACACGGATCCCAGCCAGGCTGTGCGCGGTGCCTTTTTTGCCGTCGGATCGGATAATTCCCTGTTGTGGGGTATGAAGCTGGATGGCTTCGAGGAGGCCTTGTTCACCGAAGCGGTCTTTCAAGGTGACACGCTGCTCGTCACGCGCGTCGATGCTAACCGTCAAGTATTCACGGCGCGATTCGAGAAGGATGAATATTCTTTCACCACAGATGGCCAAGGCAATACACTGGTGCGAATCATTGGTCCATCCAGCAGTTTCCAGTGGGCTGGCGTCAATCGCAGCTCCCCAGGTGTCGGAACGCCTTCTCAGTATTTGGATGCTGTCGACGACTTTTTCGCGCAGATGGGTTGGCAGTGA